From Enterococcus wangshanyuanii, the proteins below share one genomic window:
- a CDS encoding FeoB-associated Cys-rich membrane protein: MATFILAVAIFGGAGYIIYSRIKTGKSCDDCHTTCPVKKEQEN, encoded by the coding sequence ATGGCAACATTTATTTTAGCAGTAGCGATTTTTGGTGGTGCGGGGTATATTATCTATTCTCGTATAAAAACTGGAAAGAGTTGCGATGATTGTCATACGACTTGTCCAGTGAAAAAAGAACAGGAAAATTAA
- the nrdE gene encoding class 1b ribonucleoside-diphosphate reductase subunit alpha produces MNLSLKEIKEVSYFKLNNEINRPVNGQIPLHKDKEALAAFFKENVEPNTRTFNTVEEKINYLIDNDYLETAFIQKYSMAFIEKLYAFLDEQKFEFKSFMAAYKFYSQYALKNNAGTEYLESYEDRVAFNALYFADGNEELAMVLADEMIHQRYQPATPSFLNAGRKRRGELVSCFLIQVTDDMNSIGRSINSALQLSRIGGGVGITLANLREAGAPIKGYEGAASGVVPVMKLFEDSFSYSNQLGQRQGAGVVYLNVFHPDIEMFLSTKKENADEKVRVKTLSLGVVVPDKFYELARKNEDMYLFSPYSVEKEYGVPFSYVDITKEYDNLVANPNIRKRKIKARDLENEISKLQQESGYPYIINIDTANRSNPAYGKIIMSNLCSEILQVQTPSILNGKQEYEQLGTDISCNLGSTNIVNLMDSPDFGKSVRAMTRALTFVTDASDIDVVPSIQNGNRLSHTIGLGAMGLHTFFAKNHMEYGSKDSLDFTNVYFTLLNYWTLVESNNIAKEYKQSFHNFEKSDYANGSYFDKYIEGDFTPQSDKVKEIFKDIFVPTASDWAALRDAVKQDGLYHQNRLAVAPNGSISYINDTSASIHPITRMIEERQEKKIGKIYYPAPYLANDTIPYYTSAYDMDMRKVIDVYATAQQHVDQGMSLTLFMRSEIPEGLYEWKDTPKQTTRDLNILRHYAFHKGVKSIYYVRTFTDDAEEIGSNQCESCVI; encoded by the coding sequence ATGAACTTGAGTCTAAAAGAAATTAAAGAAGTTAGTTATTTTAAACTAAACAATGAGATCAATCGTCCTGTAAATGGACAAATTCCTTTGCACAAAGATAAAGAAGCTTTGGCCGCATTTTTTAAGGAAAATGTTGAACCAAATACAAGAACCTTCAATACAGTAGAAGAAAAGATCAACTACTTGATCGATAATGACTATTTAGAAACTGCCTTTATTCAAAAATATTCAATGGCTTTTATTGAAAAATTATATGCATTTCTTGATGAACAAAAGTTTGAATTCAAATCGTTTATGGCAGCTTACAAGTTCTATTCACAATATGCACTTAAAAATAATGCTGGAACCGAGTATCTAGAAAGCTATGAAGACCGCGTTGCTTTCAACGCATTATATTTTGCCGATGGCAATGAAGAGTTAGCCATGGTTTTAGCAGATGAAATGATTCATCAACGTTATCAACCAGCGACACCTTCTTTCTTAAATGCCGGGCGTAAACGACGTGGGGAATTAGTTTCTTGTTTCTTGATCCAAGTTACAGATGATATGAACAGCATCGGTCGTTCGATCAACTCAGCTTTACAATTGTCAAGAATTGGCGGTGGTGTTGGTATTACATTAGCCAATCTTCGTGAAGCAGGCGCTCCGATCAAAGGCTATGAAGGCGCAGCTAGTGGCGTGGTTCCCGTAATGAAATTGTTCGAAGATAGCTTCAGCTATTCCAATCAATTAGGTCAACGTCAAGGTGCTGGCGTGGTTTACTTAAACGTGTTCCATCCAGATATCGAAATGTTCCTTTCTACAAAGAAAGAAAACGCAGATGAAAAAGTCCGTGTAAAAACCTTATCTTTAGGTGTTGTTGTTCCAGATAAATTTTATGAACTAGCACGTAAAAATGAAGATATGTATTTATTCAGTCCTTATAGTGTCGAAAAAGAATATGGTGTTCCCTTCTCTTACGTAGATATTACAAAAGAATACGATAACTTGGTAGCAAACCCTAACATTCGTAAACGTAAAATCAAAGCGCGTGATTTAGAAAATGAAATTTCTAAACTGCAACAAGAATCAGGATATCCTTATATCATCAATATCGATACAGCCAATAGAAGCAACCCTGCTTATGGCAAAATCATCATGAGTAACTTATGTTCAGAAATCCTGCAAGTTCAAACGCCTTCTATTTTAAATGGCAAACAAGAATATGAACAGCTCGGCACGGATATCAGCTGTAACTTAGGTTCTACAAATATCGTTAATTTGATGGATAGTCCAGATTTTGGTAAATCCGTTCGTGCAATGACTCGTGCCTTAACTTTTGTAACAGATGCTTCTGATATCGATGTCGTTCCTTCTATTCAAAACGGTAATCGTTTAAGTCATACAATTGGACTAGGAGCGATGGGTCTGCATACTTTCTTTGCGAAAAATCATATGGAGTATGGCTCTAAAGACTCTTTGGACTTTACTAATGTTTATTTCACACTGCTGAACTACTGGACATTAGTTGAAAGTAACAATATCGCCAAAGAATACAAACAATCCTTCCATAATTTTGAAAAATCAGATTATGCGAATGGGTCATACTTTGATAAATATATTGAGGGAGACTTCACTCCACAATCAGATAAAGTCAAAGAAATTTTCAAAGATATTTTTGTTCCGACTGCTTCTGACTGGGCAGCATTACGTGATGCGGTCAAACAAGATGGTTTGTATCACCAAAATCGTTTAGCTGTTGCACCGAATGGTTCGATCTCTTATATCAATGATACAAGTGCCAGCATCCATCCGATCACGCGAATGATCGAAGAACGCCAAGAAAAGAAAATTGGAAAAATTTATTATCCTGCTCCTTATCTAGCAAATGATACGATTCCATATTATACTTCTGCGTACGATATGGATATGCGTAAAGTCATCGACGTTTATGCAACAGCACAGCAACACGTCGATCAAGGAATGAGCTTAACTCTGTTTATGCGTTCTGAAATTCCTGAGGGACTTTATGAATGGAAAGATACACCAAAACAAACAACACGTGATTTGAATATTTTACGTCACTATGCTTTCCATAAAGGAGTAAAATCAATCTATTACGTACGAACATTTACTGATGATGCAGAAGAAATCGGCAGCAATCAATGTGAAAGTTGTGTAATCTAA
- the nrdF gene encoding class 1b ribonucleoside-diphosphate reductase subunit beta, producing the protein MATYYEAINWNAIEDVIDKSTWEKLTEQFWLDTRIPLSNDLDDWRTLSDLEKTTVGYVFGGLTLLDTVQSESGMDQLRKDIRTPHEEAVLNNIQFMESVHAKSYSSIFSTLNTKKEIDDIFEWTNTNVYLQTKAEKINEIYKNGTPLEKKVASVFLETFLFYSGFYTPLYYLGNNKLANVAEIIKLIIRDESVHGTYIGYKFQLGFNELSEEEQNELKDWMYNLLYELYENEERYTEELYDELGWTEEVKTFLRYNANKALMNLGMDPLFADTANDVNPIVMNGISTGTSNHDFFSQVGNGYLLGTVEAMKDDDYLIGME; encoded by the coding sequence ATGGCAACATATTATGAAGCGATCAACTGGAATGCAATCGAAGACGTGATCGATAAATCAACTTGGGAAAAACTAACAGAACAATTTTGGCTTGATACACGTATCCCCTTGTCAAACGACTTGGATGATTGGAGAACTCTCTCTGACTTGGAAAAGACAACTGTAGGATATGTTTTCGGCGGTTTAACCTTGCTTGATACGGTTCAATCTGAAAGTGGTATGGATCAATTAAGAAAAGATATTCGTACGCCTCATGAAGAAGCTGTGCTGAATAACATCCAATTTATGGAATCTGTTCATGCGAAAAGCTATTCTTCGATCTTTAGTACATTGAATACTAAAAAAGAAATCGATGATATTTTCGAATGGACGAACACCAACGTCTACTTACAAACAAAAGCTGAAAAAATCAATGAAATCTACAAAAATGGCACACCGTTAGAAAAGAAAGTTGCTAGTGTGTTCTTAGAAACCTTCTTATTCTATTCTGGTTTTTATACTCCTCTTTATTATCTAGGCAATAATAAACTAGCCAACGTTGCTGAAATCATTAAATTGATCATTCGTGATGAATCTGTGCATGGCACCTATATCGGTTATAAATTCCAACTAGGCTTTAATGAACTGTCAGAAGAAGAACAAAACGAATTAAAGGATTGGATGTATAATCTTCTTTATGAACTATACGAAAATGAAGAACGCTATACAGAAGAGCTTTATGATGAATTAGGCTGGACAGAGGAAGTCAAAACTTTCTTGCGCTATAATGCTAATAAAGCGTTGATGAATCTTGGTATGGATCCATTATTTGCTGATACAGCAAACGATGTAAATCCAATTGTCATGAATGGTATTTCTACTGGAACAAGTAACCATGACTTCTTCTCACAAGTTGGTAATGGCTATCTATTAGGAACCGTTGAAGCAATGAAAGATGACGATTATTTGATTGGTATGGAATAA
- a CDS encoding FeoA family protein, whose protein sequence is MLTLAQAKLNRVYMIDEIQAEGFAKKHLNNLGLVPGGKVVLLNFSAENGIVLLHNSRIAINVSVLKQITIVEKNTEEENWVSLDQLSVGERARVVGIHGQGAVKRRLMDMGLTKGVDLFVRKMAPLGDPIEINLRGYELTLRKNEAELVLVQKVG, encoded by the coding sequence ATGTTGACATTGGCACAGGCAAAATTGAACAGGGTTTATATGATCGACGAGATCCAGGCAGAAGGATTTGCAAAGAAGCACTTGAACAATCTTGGCCTTGTGCCAGGCGGCAAAGTAGTGTTGCTGAACTTTTCCGCTGAGAATGGAATCGTCCTTTTACACAATAGCCGAATCGCGATCAATGTATCTGTATTAAAACAAATTACAATAGTAGAAAAAAATACAGAGGAAGAAAATTGGGTGTCATTAGATCAGTTGTCTGTTGGTGAAAGGGCACGCGTTGTAGGGATTCACGGGCAGGGAGCTGTAAAGCGACGTTTGATGGATATGGGATTGACTAAAGGTGTGGATCTATTCGTTAGAAAAATGGCTCCATTAGGAGATCCAATCGAAATCAACCTTCGTGGCTATGAGTTGACGTTGAGGAAAAATGAAGCGGAATTAGTTTTAGTACAGAAAGTGGGGTAA
- the feoB gene encoding ferrous iron transport protein B: protein MKEQHIALTGNPNSGKTTAFNALTGANQYVGNWPGVTVERKEGKMKKDKAITIQDLPGIYSLSPYTPEEVVARDYLLSGSPDVIVNIVDATNLERNLYLTTQLMETGIPVVIGLNMMDILDKTSKKINIEKLAYGLGIDVVGISALKNRGLDELMKKAGKVQEVFPPELNYPTYDNRLEAALNEIVDVLGDSVMKKQARWYSVKLFERDTQAAAQLNLSDLQKKEIEDIIKITEQIFSDDSESIVINERYEFITRLTTLCAIEKNEVSFNTSDKIDRIVTNRWLALPIFAVIMWFVYYLAIQTVGTMGTDWINDELFGNIVPTNVASWLESLQVAPWMQSLILDGIIAGVGAVLGFLPQLIVLFLCLGFLEDCGYMARIAFVMDRLFRKFGLSGKSFIPMLIATGCGVPGVMASRTIENEKDRKMTIMVTTFMPCSAKLPIIALIAGAFFPKSSWVSPSAYFIGIAAIVLSGIALKKTRSFSGDPAPFIMELPAYHMPQLRGVLRHAYDRSKSFVKKAGTIIFVMSIIIWFTSTYTFTLQQAAEDQSILANLGKVIAPLFAPLGWGTWQGAVATITGLVAKENVIGTFGILFGHLSEVSENGVEVWSALQAAFTPVAAYSFLVFNLLCAPCFAAIGAIRREMGDWKWTWGAIGYQCGLAYVVSFIIYQVGHVIFENGSIGAGFFSAILLVFIMSYYLFRKPKVKEEPVITMATLERG from the coding sequence ATGAAAGAACAGCATATTGCTCTGACAGGAAATCCTAATAGCGGGAAAACAACTGCTTTTAATGCATTGACTGGGGCAAATCAATATGTAGGGAATTGGCCGGGAGTTACAGTTGAACGCAAAGAAGGAAAGATGAAAAAAGACAAAGCGATCACGATTCAGGATCTGCCTGGTATCTATTCCCTTTCCCCTTATACGCCAGAAGAAGTTGTTGCTAGAGACTATTTGCTTAGCGGTTCTCCTGATGTGATCGTTAATATTGTCGATGCAACCAATTTAGAACGAAACCTTTATCTGACGACCCAATTGATGGAAACAGGGATTCCAGTTGTTATCGGATTGAATATGATGGATATTTTGGACAAGACTAGTAAAAAGATCAATATCGAAAAATTAGCTTATGGGCTAGGGATCGATGTCGTTGGGATCAGTGCTTTGAAAAATCGCGGACTCGATGAACTAATGAAAAAAGCAGGGAAAGTTCAAGAAGTTTTTCCACCTGAACTTAATTACCCAACATACGATAATCGACTAGAAGCGGCCTTGAATGAAATCGTAGACGTCCTAGGAGATAGTGTGATGAAAAAACAGGCCCGCTGGTACAGTGTTAAATTATTTGAACGTGACACCCAAGCAGCTGCACAACTAAACTTGAGTGACTTACAGAAAAAAGAAATCGAAGATATCATCAAAATCACAGAACAAATTTTCAGCGATGATAGCGAATCGATCGTGATCAATGAACGCTATGAATTTATTACGCGCTTAACTACTCTTTGTGCGATTGAAAAAAATGAAGTATCTTTCAATACAAGTGATAAAATCGATCGAATCGTAACGAATCGCTGGTTAGCTTTACCGATTTTTGCAGTTATTATGTGGTTTGTTTATTATTTAGCGATTCAAACAGTGGGGACGATGGGAACAGACTGGATCAATGATGAGTTGTTTGGAAATATCGTACCAACGAATGTAGCAAGTTGGTTAGAGAGCTTACAGGTAGCGCCTTGGATGCAAAGCTTGATTTTAGATGGGATCATCGCAGGAGTAGGAGCTGTTTTAGGTTTTCTACCGCAATTGATCGTATTGTTTTTATGTTTGGGCTTTTTAGAAGACTGCGGATATATGGCACGTATCGCATTTGTGATGGATCGTTTGTTTAGAAAATTCGGCTTATCAGGGAAATCATTTATTCCTATGCTGATCGCTACAGGTTGTGGCGTTCCAGGAGTTATGGCCAGCCGAACGATCGAAAATGAAAAAGACCGTAAGATGACGATCATGGTAACGACCTTTATGCCTTGCTCAGCAAAATTACCGATCATCGCTTTGATTGCTGGAGCATTTTTTCCAAAGAGCAGCTGGGTATCGCCTTCTGCCTACTTCATTGGAATCGCGGCAATTGTATTGTCTGGTATCGCTTTGAAAAAAACACGTTCATTTTCTGGTGATCCGGCACCATTTATCATGGAACTTCCTGCGTATCACATGCCTCAACTAAGAGGTGTTTTGAGACATGCATACGATCGTAGTAAATCATTTGTCAAAAAAGCTGGTACGATCATTTTTGTGATGAGCATTATTATTTGGTTTACATCAACTTATACATTTACGTTGCAGCAAGCAGCAGAAGACCAAAGTATTTTAGCTAACCTAGGAAAAGTGATTGCGCCGTTATTTGCGCCACTTGGTTGGGGTACTTGGCAAGGAGCCGTTGCAACGATTACTGGATTAGTAGCGAAGGAAAATGTGATTGGCACATTTGGGATCCTATTTGGTCATTTGAGTGAAGTATCAGAAAATGGTGTCGAAGTTTGGTCAGCGCTACAAGCAGCCTTTACCCCAGTTGCAGCCTATTCATTCTTAGTTTTCAACTTATTATGTGCGCCTTGTTTTGCTGCGATTGGTGCGATCCGTCGGGAAATGGGCGATTGGAAGTGGACATGGGGCGCAATTGGCTATCAGTGTGGACTGGCTTATGTTGTCAGCTTTATTATCTATCAAGTTGGACATGTCATTTTTGAAAATGGTTCGATAGGTGCAGGATTCTTTAGTGCCATTTTATTAGTATTCATCATGAGCTATTATCTATTTAGAAAGCCGAAAGTCAAAGAAGAACCGGTCATTACAATGGCAACATTAGAAAGAGGGTAG
- the nrdH gene encoding glutaredoxin-like protein NrdH, with translation MNVKIFSKNNCIQCKMAKRFLSENNIAFEEVNIDIQPDAIDWLKEQGFQSVPVITSDAATVVGFRPDQLKNLAS, from the coding sequence ATGAACGTAAAAATCTTTTCTAAAAATAATTGTATCCAATGTAAAATGGCAAAACGCTTTTTGAGCGAAAATAATATAGCATTCGAAGAAGTAAATATCGATATCCAACCAGATGCGATCGACTGGTTAAAAGAACAAGGATTCCAAAGTGTTCCGGTTATCACTTCTGACGCTGCTACAGTTGTAGGATTCCGTCCAGATCAACTAAAAAACTTGGCTAGCTAG
- the nrdI gene encoding class Ib ribonucleoside-diphosphate reductase assembly flavoprotein NrdI: MKLVYFTVTGQTRRFIKKLDLPAYEIEPANPFFEINEPFILVVPTYDADITEVINDFLDHHENKEHLIGVAGSGNRNFAELFVYTAKDIARDYGVPLLFAFEFSGTNEDVESFKKVVNELESKRN; the protein is encoded by the coding sequence ATGAAACTCGTTTATTTTACCGTTACCGGACAAACCAGACGATTTATTAAAAAATTGGATTTGCCAGCTTATGAAATTGAGCCTGCGAATCCTTTTTTTGAGATAAATGAGCCTTTTATTCTGGTGGTTCCAACCTATGATGCTGATATCACTGAAGTTATCAATGATTTTCTCGACCATCATGAGAACAAAGAACATTTGATAGGTGTTGCCGGCAGCGGCAATCGTAACTTTGCCGAATTATTTGTTTATACAGCCAAAGATATTGCACGTGATTATGGCGTTCCATTATTATTTGCTTTCGAATTTAGCGGCACGAATGAAGATGTAGAATCCTTTAAGAAAGTAGTGAATGAACTTGAGTCTAAAAGAAATTAA
- a CDS encoding AI-2E family transporter: MGSLFKQSKLLFWTTEVVLTIIGVYFLLRMPNVFSPVLGMISAVFMPLLIAGFLYYMFDPIVVFLEKHKVPRLVGFLLSFFVLVVLIALVIMNVVPQLVKQFVDLTQSLPGYAEEMNRWLTELGDLEEIKGFNIQDQLDKANITITNILNFAIVGVTSSLSKIVGMLMKFFILLFTVPFILFFMFKDGHKFLDALSHFFPTSIRTELRQTVREMNQTLSAYISSTVLDALIIGGLSFIAMTIFKQPYSLLLAVFCGVTNIIPYVGPFIGAVPAVLVGFFISPWQALYMMLSILVIQQLDGNLIKPLLMGKSMNIHPLTIILVLIAAGSVGGIIGMLICIPVYAVIKTLVVNIVKIYNIRKEERTQLSDE; encoded by the coding sequence ATGGGTTCTCTTTTTAAGCAGTCAAAGTTACTATTTTGGACAACAGAAGTTGTTTTGACGATTATTGGTGTTTACTTTTTATTAAGGATGCCGAATGTTTTTAGTCCGGTATTAGGAATGATTTCCGCTGTTTTTATGCCGTTGTTGATTGCTGGCTTTTTGTATTATATGTTTGATCCAATCGTTGTATTTCTTGAGAAACATAAAGTTCCTAGACTTGTTGGTTTTTTGCTTTCTTTTTTCGTTTTAGTTGTCTTGATTGCTCTTGTGATCATGAACGTTGTTCCTCAATTGGTCAAGCAATTTGTGGACCTAACGCAGTCGCTTCCAGGATATGCGGAGGAAATGAATCGTTGGTTGACAGAGCTTGGCGATTTAGAAGAAATCAAAGGGTTCAATATTCAGGATCAATTAGATAAAGCGAATATTACAATTACAAATATTCTGAATTTCGCGATCGTAGGAGTGACGAGTAGTTTATCGAAAATCGTTGGAATGTTGATGAAATTCTTTATTTTACTTTTTACAGTACCCTTTATTTTATTTTTTATGTTTAAGGATGGCCATAAGTTTTTAGATGCATTATCCCATTTCTTTCCTACAAGCATCAGAACAGAGCTTCGTCAAACAGTAAGAGAAATGAATCAAACATTGTCAGCTTATATCAGCAGTACGGTTTTAGATGCTTTGATCATTGGAGGTTTAAGTTTTATAGCAATGACGATTTTTAAACAACCGTACAGTTTACTACTTGCTGTCTTTTGCGGAGTTACCAATATTATTCCTTATGTAGGTCCATTCATAGGTGCTGTTCCAGCGGTGCTTGTTGGCTTTTTCATTTCACCTTGGCAAGCGTTATATATGATGTTGTCGATTCTTGTCATTCAGCAGTTAGATGGTAATCTGATCAAACCTTTACTGATGGGTAAATCAATGAACATCCATCCACTGACGATCATTCTTGTATTGATTGCAGCTGGAAGTGTGGGCGGGATCATTGGAATGCTGATTTGTATTCCGGTGTATGCTGTGATTAAAACTTTAGTAGTCAACATCGTTAAAATTTATAACATTCGAAAAGAAGAGAGGACTCAGCTCTCGGATGAATGA